One Chryseobacterium wanjuense genomic region harbors:
- a CDS encoding helix-turn-helix transcriptional regulator, producing the protein MSKNKSFLKFYFIAFFCIYPIKNFAQKSTPEIDRIIKIIEENYITNNVDKDQLLDYTYDLYYLSKKANFPDGKAYSIFEQTRIYFFNGDLENSLKKINEGIALAKSRKDYDMLCRLLLVYQSTLLKLNYLNEAQYILKKCEEYNELNVAKENARINDVYILLAKADVLVDEQGRSDEMATVISLKKKAYSLAQQLSESDKYKGITIIYALESLTFSLAVSGDVFSARNYIVQIDKLLKVYPNKYSLIQSFIIKGAIESNEKKYAQAISYFNRAAEIAANNKNIYELYEIYPMMSASYSEMKDFKNASEYLWKFKHLSDSITQVMKKSENNKLIAEINKNIQKRDEKKLEQVKIDFALVFALFAMILSVFVLIVYKKKQKGSQTYNEFGNGNFLQNTEEKKKPEIDPEIIKELLLLVKNDIDTFYIEFPKIYPDFYQSLQKEYPSLTISDYSFCALVKMNFTVKEISLYTKLSLRSVEGRKYRIMKKMKVSNQNELYIVLSSIS; encoded by the coding sequence ATGAGTAAAAATAAATCTTTTTTAAAATTTTATTTCATTGCTTTTTTTTGTATTTATCCGATTAAAAATTTTGCTCAAAAATCTACCCCGGAGATCGATCGTATTATTAAAATCATCGAGGAAAATTATATTACCAACAATGTAGATAAAGATCAATTATTGGATTATACCTACGATTTGTACTATCTATCCAAAAAAGCAAATTTTCCGGATGGAAAAGCATATTCTATCTTTGAACAGACAAGAATTTATTTTTTTAATGGAGATCTTGAAAATTCGTTAAAAAAAATAAATGAAGGCATTGCTCTGGCCAAATCCAGAAAAGATTATGATATGCTGTGTCGTCTGTTACTCGTCTATCAAAGTACCCTTTTAAAATTAAATTATCTCAATGAAGCCCAGTATATTCTAAAAAAATGCGAAGAATATAATGAGTTGAATGTTGCAAAAGAAAACGCAAGAATCAATGACGTATATATTTTACTGGCGAAAGCCGATGTATTAGTGGATGAACAGGGAAGGAGTGATGAAATGGCAACTGTAATTTCCTTGAAGAAAAAAGCTTACTCGCTGGCACAACAGCTAAGCGAATCTGATAAATATAAAGGAATCACTATTATATACGCTCTCGAGTCTCTTACTTTTTCTTTGGCCGTTTCGGGAGATGTATTCAGCGCAAGAAATTATATTGTGCAGATAGACAAACTTTTGAAGGTCTATCCCAACAAATATTCTTTGATCCAAAGCTTTATTATAAAAGGAGCAATAGAAAGTAACGAAAAAAAATATGCTCAGGCGATTTCTTATTTTAATAGAGCTGCAGAAATTGCAGCCAACAACAAAAACATCTATGAGCTTTATGAAATTTACCCGATGATGTCAGCATCATACAGTGAGATGAAAGATTTTAAAAATGCATCAGAATATTTATGGAAGTTTAAGCATCTTTCAGACAGTATTACCCAGGTGATGAAAAAATCGGAGAATAATAAACTTATTGCTGAAATCAATAAAAATATTCAGAAGAGAGATGAAAAAAAATTAGAACAGGTAAAAATTGATTTTGCATTGGTTTTCGCTTTATTTGCGATGATATTATCTGTTTTTGTATTGATAGTTTACAAAAAAAAACAAAAAGGAAGTCAAACATATAATGAATTCGGCAATGGTAATTTTTTGCAAAATACTGAAGAAAAGAAGAAGCCGGAAATAGATCCCGAAATCATAAAAGAATTATTGCTATTGGTAAAAAACGATATTGATACATTTTATATCGAGTTTCCGAAAATCTATCCGGATTTCTACCAATCCTTACAAAAAGAATATCCCAGTCTCACAATTTCAGACTATAGTTTTTGTGCATTAGTAAAAATGAATTTTACAGTCAAAGAAATTTCATTATACACCAAATTAAGCCTTAGATCTGTAGAAGGCCGAAAATACAGAATCATGAAAAAAATGAAAGTCAGTAATCAAAATGAATTATATATAGTTCTTTCTTCTATTAGCTAA
- a CDS encoding carbohydrate-binding module family 14 protein: protein MKKNVLLLLALFPLFAAAQVGVNTADPAATLDVVAKNATGTTTNVDGLTVPKVDRERAQSMAGTPVSTLIYVDNVSTGSTIGSTVNVDKVGFYYFDGSVWVKFSNTSIDSANIYNTNGILTGNRIVSQEGNTLAFTGSAENAFSVDGNTFSVDAANNRIGIGIINPTEKLDILGNTRIRELQNGQNFDDFSRLVVAKTDGTLGYAQNSNVSFQSFQLRIPPHNSTVVDFTNHANTAYDADNWWVISKSSVAPGTNTPARMTIVYEYQGGAFPDPAQIFPQLTAGNNSSYPDVFAPAFINLATVGGKTRLTVSVARADHSGLQWGGTFLLNVLLGVKGAISAPPAPGTISALNCAGATHNGTLTANSSASGVSSVISYTGGNGGFYNSQSISSTGVTGLTATLSGGNFATGSGNLTYTITGTPSAAGTASFAITIGGRSCTITRTVGAPVAGAIASLNCAGATHNGTLSAGVAASGVNSVISYTGGNGGTHAAQSVTSTGVTGLTATVSAGSFANGNGTLTYTITGTPSGSGTASFAINIGGKTCTITRTVTASVLPACTAEGYYANPNDPHQYYRCVQQSTQFIRYQYTCPNGNIYVAAPNGAQGKCVAP from the coding sequence ATGAAAAAAAATGTATTATTACTTTTGGCTTTGTTTCCTTTATTTGCGGCGGCGCAGGTTGGGGTGAATACTGCTGATCCTGCGGCTACCTTAGATGTAGTTGCAAAAAATGCGACAGGAACCACGACTAATGTCGACGGTCTTACTGTTCCAAAAGTCGACAGGGAAAGGGCTCAAAGTATGGCGGGCACTCCTGTTTCTACATTAATTTATGTAGACAATGTTTCTACGGGAAGCACCATTGGCTCAACAGTGAATGTTGACAAAGTTGGATTTTATTATTTTGATGGGAGTGTATGGGTGAAGTTTAGCAATACCAGTATTGATAGTGCCAACATCTATAATACCAATGGGATTCTTACGGGAAACAGAATTGTATCTCAGGAAGGGAATACACTTGCTTTTACAGGAAGTGCTGAAAATGCTTTTTCTGTGGATGGAAATACATTTTCTGTAGATGCTGCTAATAACAGAATAGGAATAGGAATTATAAATCCAACTGAAAAACTTGATATACTGGGAAATACGCGTATTAGAGAACTTCAAAATGGACAAAATTTTGATGATTTTTCCCGGCTAGTGGTTGCTAAGACTGACGGAACATTGGGCTATGCACAGAACTCTAATGTTTCCTTCCAAAGTTTTCAATTGAGAATACCACCGCACAATTCAACTGTGGTAGATTTTACAAATCACGCCAACACAGCTTACGATGCAGATAATTGGTGGGTGATATCAAAATCTTCTGTTGCGCCCGGAACTAATACACCTGCAAGAATGACAATTGTATATGAATATCAAGGTGGAGCTTTTCCAGATCCTGCGCAAATTTTTCCTCAGTTGACCGCTGGTAATAACTCTAGCTATCCAGACGTATTTGCACCTGCATTTATCAATTTAGCAACAGTTGGAGGAAAGACTAGACTTACTGTTTCTGTTGCAAGAGCAGACCATTCAGGATTACAATGGGGAGGAACATTTTTATTAAATGTTTTACTAGGGGTAAAAGGAGCGATATCAGCTCCACCTGCACCAGGTACGATATCTGCGTTAAACTGCGCAGGAGCAACTCATAATGGTACGTTAACAGCTAATTCTTCGGCTTCAGGAGTTAGCTCAGTAATTTCATATACGGGAGGAAATGGAGGTTTCTATAATAGCCAATCTATATCCTCTACAGGCGTAACAGGTTTAACAGCTACATTATCTGGAGGAAATTTCGCTACAGGAAGTGGAAACCTTACGTATACCATTACAGGGACACCGTCCGCTGCAGGGACTGCTAGTTTTGCTATAACAATTGGAGGACGTTCATGTACTATTACAAGAACGGTAGGAGCTCCTGTCGCTGGAGCTATTGCAAGCCTAAATTGTGCAGGAGCAACTCATAATGGTACACTGTCTGCTGGTGTTGCAGCTTCCGGAGTGAATTCTGTAATCTCTTATACAGGCGGTAACGGTGGGACACATGCAGCTCAGAGTGTAACCTCTACTGGGGTAACAGGTTTAACGGCTACCGTATCAGCTGGTAGTTTTGCCAACGGCAACGGAACCCTTACTTATACAATCACAGGAACACCATCAGGGAGTGGTACTGCAAGTTTTGCTATTAATATCGGAGGAAAAACATGTACTATAACAAGAACCGTAACAGCTTCTGTATTACCAGCTTGTACTGCTGAAGGATATTATGCAAATCCAAATGATCCGCATCAATATTACAGATGTGTACAACAGTCTACTCAATTTATTAGATATCAATATACTTGTCCTAATGGTAATATATATGTAGCAGCTCCTAATGGGGCACAAGGAAAATGTGTTGCACCATAA
- a CDS encoding tetratricopeptide repeat protein has protein sequence MGRFKILKTFSLFLVFFIFPMDGYAQDHRKEIDSISKLLLNNYAKGDQNPNLTLKHVTSLYYLSKEAKFYQGQVGAIFEEARIYYFNGHFDSALAKISEGIDLTKAKGDDTMLCRFLLVYQKVLLQLDHLSAATQILKEAERYNEKVTSKEDKLINDIYILSSQADLLILNKNPSDIEKIIQLKNQAYSKSLKISNSNYLKKATILYSLESLTASLAHFGKVAEARNFMAIIDQHLSTFPDDAFTIQSLIIKGMIESAAKNPEKAVGYYTQASIKAQKNNNTYKEYEIYAMISASYAEMKDFEKATSFSKKYKHLIDSIDIVKKKSGDVNFINKINQKVSSKKTVSDNNLYFIIFLVAAIILVILFFLYKIRWKKKNTEYPPSISDVSVDTPSEVKQNQENLQHNTSENVKELVVLAKEDINAFYIEFQKVYPDFYKTLAEKYPELNISDINFCTLMKMNFGIKEISQYNNSTIRAAEARRYRIIKKMELNNQNELYMILSNIN, from the coding sequence ATGGGTCGTTTTAAAATATTAAAAACATTTAGTCTTTTTCTTGTTTTTTTTATTTTTCCTATGGATGGATATGCTCAGGATCATAGAAAGGAAATAGATAGTATAAGTAAATTATTGCTAAACAACTACGCAAAGGGAGATCAGAATCCTAATCTTACCCTGAAGCATGTGACTTCACTGTATTATCTTTCTAAAGAAGCAAAATTCTACCAAGGACAAGTGGGGGCTATTTTTGAAGAGGCCAGGATTTATTACTTTAATGGACATTTTGATTCTGCCCTTGCAAAAATCAGTGAAGGAATAGATCTTACCAAAGCAAAAGGGGACGATACTATGCTTTGCCGTTTTCTATTGGTATACCAGAAAGTCCTTCTACAGCTAGATCATCTAAGTGCCGCAACACAGATTTTAAAAGAGGCAGAAAGATATAATGAAAAGGTAACTTCGAAAGAGGATAAGCTCATCAATGATATTTATATTTTATCTTCACAGGCAGACTTGTTAATTCTTAATAAAAATCCTAGTGATATTGAGAAAATTATACAACTAAAAAACCAAGCTTACTCCAAGTCGCTGAAAATAAGTAATAGTAATTATTTAAAAAAAGCGACCATTCTTTATTCCCTCGAATCTTTAACGGCTTCTTTAGCTCATTTTGGAAAAGTTGCCGAAGCGAGAAACTTTATGGCCATTATAGATCAACATTTGAGTACTTTTCCTGATGATGCCTTTACAATTCAAAGTTTAATTATCAAAGGAATGATTGAAAGTGCGGCTAAAAATCCTGAGAAAGCAGTTGGTTATTACACTCAAGCTTCCATAAAAGCTCAAAAAAATAATAATACTTACAAAGAATATGAAATCTATGCAATGATTTCCGCATCGTATGCAGAGATGAAAGATTTTGAGAAAGCTACTTCTTTTTCGAAAAAATATAAACACCTTATCGACAGCATTGATATTGTGAAGAAAAAATCTGGAGATGTAAATTTCATTAATAAAATAAACCAAAAGGTAAGCTCTAAAAAAACTGTTTCCGATAATAATCTATATTTCATCATCTTTTTAGTTGCTGCAATTATTTTAGTTATTCTATTTTTCCTCTACAAAATACGTTGGAAAAAGAAAAATACAGAATATCCGCCCAGTATTTCTGATGTTTCTGTTGACACACCATCTGAGGTAAAACAAAATCAAGAAAATCTTCAACATAATACCTCAGAAAATGTAAAAGAATTGGTGGTTCTTGCAAAAGAAGATATTAATGCTTTTTATATCGAATTTCAGAAAGTCTATCCTGATTTTTATAAAACACTCGCAGAAAAATATCCGGAACTGAATATTTCTGACATTAATTTCTGCACCTTGATGAAAATGAATTTTGGAATTAAAGAAATTTCCCAATACAATAACTCCACCATTCGTGCTGCAGAAGCAAGAAGATACAGAATCATCAAAAAAATGGAGCTCAATAACCAAAATGAACTTTATATGATTTTATCAAATATCAATTGA
- a CDS encoding M28 family metallopeptidase has product MKKLFIPLFSIALLVSCGTAKTSTDAANTTSSVVKGDKAFLSAYKEIKADDLKKNLYVIASDEMGGRDTGSPGQKKAGEYMVNYYKSLGIGYPKALGSYYQKVPSDYMKQRGGETLPDSENILAFIEGSEKPEEVVVISGHYDHVGTKNGVVYNGADDDGSGTVAVMEIAKAFQAAKKAGKGPKRSILFLHVTGEEHGLFGSEFYTDNPVFPLANTIVDLNIDMIGRDDPENRGKQYVYVIGSEMLSSQLKVINEAANKKTNNLELNYKYDDPNDPQRLYYRSDHYNFAKNNIPVAFFFDGIHEDYHKPTDDVEKIDYKLLEKRTQLVFTTAWELANRPERIVVDHK; this is encoded by the coding sequence ATGAAAAAACTATTTATCCCGCTATTTTCAATAGCCTTACTGGTAAGTTGCGGAACGGCAAAAACTTCTACAGATGCAGCAAATACTACTTCATCCGTCGTAAAGGGTGACAAAGCGTTTCTTTCTGCATACAAGGAGATTAAAGCAGATGATTTAAAGAAAAACTTATACGTAATTGCTTCTGACGAAATGGGAGGCAGAGACACCGGAAGCCCCGGACAGAAGAAGGCGGGAGAGTATATGGTTAATTATTATAAAAGCTTAGGAATCGGTTATCCGAAGGCTCTTGGATCCTATTATCAAAAAGTTCCTTCAGATTATATGAAGCAGCGCGGTGGCGAAACTCTTCCTGATTCTGAAAACATTCTGGCTTTCATAGAAGGAAGTGAAAAGCCTGAAGAAGTCGTTGTGATCTCAGGACATTACGATCACGTAGGAACTAAAAATGGAGTAGTGTACAACGGCGCCGATGACGACGGAAGCGGAACCGTAGCGGTAATGGAAATTGCAAAGGCTTTCCAGGCTGCTAAAAAGGCAGGAAAAGGTCCGAAAAGATCAATTTTATTCCTGCACGTGACAGGTGAAGAACACGGCTTGTTCGGCTCTGAATTTTACACGGATAATCCGGTTTTCCCTTTGGCTAATACCATTGTGGATTTAAATATCGACATGATCGGTCGCGATGATCCGGAAAACAGAGGAAAACAGTATGTCTATGTGATTGGTTCCGAGATGTTAAGCTCTCAGCTGAAAGTAATCAATGAAGCGGCCAATAAAAAAACAAACAACCTTGAACTGAATTATAAGTATGACGATCCAAACGATCCTCAAAGATTGTATTACAGATCAGACCATTACAATTTTGCTAAAAATAATATTCCTGTCGCATTTTTCTTCGACGGAATTCATGAAGATTATCACAAACCTACAGATGACGTAGAAAAAATCGACTATAAACTTCTTGAAAAAAGAACGCAGCTTGTGTTCACAACCGCGTGGGAACTGGCAAACAGACCGGAAAGAATTGTAGTAGATCACAAATAA